Sequence from the Tardiphaga sp. 709 genome:
CAAGAAGTGCGGCTCACCCCGGCTGCGCGCGGTCAACGCGATTGCATCCGCTGATACTTTGCTCTGGAGCGGCCCTACGGCCATGAAGGCATCATTCCTGGAATCCTGCGCCATCGCCGCGAGATCATTGGTGCCGTATTGCACCATCTCGATCTTATCCGATGCGACGCCGGCCTCGGCCAGCAGCAGTCTGAGGAGCGAGGGGTTTGCAGAGGTCTTACCGATGATGGCGATACGTGCAATCACACGTGTGAATGCGTGCACGCGTGTACCGCTTGCTAGGTGATCTACTGGCGAAATTCCAGGGGCTGCGTCCCCGTGTAGCGCGCAAAACAGCCCGTACGGTCCCTTGATGGGGGGTGGGATATTGCCCGGGACCAATGCGACACGCCATGCCTGCCGACGTCTAAAGCAAGACACCAGCAAGCCGCCTGGTTTCTTACTTTCGAGATTTTGTAGGCCGGTGTTCATGCTCGGTGTCTCATTGGAAGATGTGTTTGTCGGATTGCCCAGTGGGTAAGCGGGCGATTGGAATGCTGGCCGCGGCGAACCGCCGCTCGCCGCCGATAGCGACCGCTGGCGTCCATCACGGCGGCTGCGCGATACGAGCTTCCAGGGCGGCCGCCGCGAGGGTGCGCTCGTCCAGCTTGCCTTGCCTCTCCAATGTCGTGAGGGTCGCCCGACGGGCATCGGAGAGCGCGCCCAGGACGAGCCAGCCGTCAGATCCAAGGCGCCTGGCTATGCGGTTTTGTACGACTTCGGTCGCCTCATGCTTCCCTTGGAAAGCCTGCAAGCGATCAACAGCCGCTTGAGCAACAGTTTTCACTATAGGTTCTAATATAGGTTCTATTGAAGGTTTATACCGCAAAGCTTGCGGCATGGTCGTCGGGCCCAGTGCGGCATGGTCACCGTTCTCAGTGCGGCATGGTGATGTCGGCGGCAGCGCGTCCCGTTCCTTCTTTGGCGACACCGCTTTTTGCGGCTTGGTCATTTCTGCAACACTCAGGCTGAGATGGTAAACTCT
This genomic interval carries:
- a CDS encoding helix-turn-helix domain-containing protein, whose protein sequence is MSWQAVAWALKQETGSAATKLTLLGLANYADQRGICWPTQETLASGTEQSVDTVQRRIKQLVALGLVRVERRQGARGQWAGRVYHLSLSVAEMTKPQKAVSPKKERDALPPTSPCRTENGDHAALGPTTMPQALRYKPSIEPILEPIVKTVAQAAVDRLQAFQGKHEATEVVQNRIARRLGSDGWLVLGALSDARRATLTTLERQGKLDERTLAAAALEARIAQPP